Proteins from a single region of Streptomyces spectabilis:
- a CDS encoding glycosyltransferase: protein MHVLVVHNRYSSAQPSGENRVVDEEVALLRAAGHQVDVFERRSDDIADRSLLGKAAVPLLVPWNPAVRSELAARLRASRPDVVHVHNVFPLLSPAVLAACADVGVPVVATLHNYTQVCPPGTLHRDGRQCTECVGSAMSLPAVRHGCYRNSRLATVPLAMSLAVNRRRWWTGVERFFCISAAQRDVLVRSGMPAERLAVKHNFVPEPGTRRAGDGEHLLFLGRLAEAKGTRLLMTAWDEVAAAGGVGLPLVLAGAGPLEREVTAWAAGRDDVRYVGLQDPEECRKAVARSVAVVAPSMAMETFGLVVAEAMAAGVPAVAAAHGAFVELVEDGVTGLLHRPGDPASLASHLRRIATDPARNKEMGQAARRRYEQNFSPVVGLERLVEGYRTAIAGRSGGVDAPPVTNGNTGSPRGTRAGGIGGK from the coding sequence TTGCACGTCCTCGTAGTGCACAACCGCTACTCCTCGGCACAGCCGAGCGGAGAGAACAGGGTCGTCGACGAAGAGGTGGCGCTGCTGCGCGCGGCAGGGCACCAGGTCGACGTGTTCGAGCGGCGCAGCGACGACATCGCCGACCGGTCCCTTCTGGGCAAGGCCGCGGTGCCGCTCCTGGTGCCCTGGAACCCTGCGGTCCGCTCGGAGCTCGCCGCCAGGCTCCGTGCCTCGCGCCCTGACGTGGTGCACGTCCACAACGTCTTCCCGCTCCTGTCGCCCGCGGTGCTGGCCGCCTGCGCCGACGTGGGCGTGCCCGTCGTCGCCACGCTGCACAACTACACCCAGGTCTGCCCGCCCGGCACCCTGCACAGGGACGGACGGCAGTGCACCGAGTGCGTCGGCTCGGCGATGTCGCTGCCCGCCGTCCGGCACGGCTGCTACCGGAACTCGCGCCTCGCGACGGTTCCCCTCGCGATGAGCCTGGCGGTCAACCGGCGGCGGTGGTGGACCGGCGTGGAGCGGTTCTTCTGCATCTCCGCGGCGCAGCGCGACGTCCTGGTGCGGTCCGGCATGCCGGCCGAGCGCCTCGCGGTGAAGCACAACTTCGTGCCGGAGCCGGGCACCCGCCGAGCGGGTGACGGCGAGCACCTGCTCTTCCTCGGCCGCCTCGCGGAGGCCAAGGGCACGCGGCTGCTCATGACCGCGTGGGACGAGGTCGCCGCGGCGGGCGGTGTGGGCCTGCCGCTCGTGCTCGCCGGCGCGGGGCCGCTGGAACGGGAGGTGACCGCGTGGGCCGCGGGGCGGGACGACGTCCGGTACGTCGGCCTGCAGGACCCCGAGGAGTGCCGGAAGGCCGTCGCGCGATCGGTCGCCGTGGTGGCTCCCTCGATGGCCATGGAGACATTCGGCCTGGTCGTCGCGGAGGCGATGGCGGCGGGCGTCCCGGCGGTCGCCGCCGCGCACGGCGCCTTCGTCGAACTCGTCGAGGACGGGGTGACCGGACTGCTGCACCGGCCGGGCGACCCCGCCTCGCTCGCGTCCCACCTGCGCCGGATCGCGACCGATCCGGCCCGCAACAAAGAGATGGGCCAGGCGGCCCGACGCCGTTACGAGCAGAACTTCAGCCCGGTGGTCGGCCTGGAGCGCCTGGTGGAGGGGTACCGCACCGCGATCGCGGGTCGGTCCGGCGGCGTCGACGCGCCGCCGGTGACAAACGGAAACACCGGCTCGCCGCGGGGCACCCGCGCGGGCGGAATTGGGGGGAAGTAG
- a CDS encoding class I SAM-dependent methyltransferase: protein MTGCRLCGSEALASVVDLGATPPCESFLAADQLDLPEPAYPLHLRVCTACWLAQIPPLITPEETFKEYAYFSSFSTSWVEHARTFVADAAERVGLGPDAFVVEVASNDGYLLKHVVERGIRCLGIEPSVNVGAAARDAGVPTLTEFLDPATGAGVRAEHGPADLVVANNVYAHIPDVVGFTQGLRALVADDGWVSIEVQHLLTLIEENQYDTIYHEHFQYYTVASAIRALASGGLALVDVELLPTHGGSIRLWARPAEAAGEPSRRVADVLAREEAAGLQELSGYTEFSARVAKVRRDLLKFLVTAAERGEKVVGYGAPGKGNTLLNHCGVRPDLLAYTVDRNPYKHGRYTPGTRIPILAPERIAADKPDYVLVLPWNLRDELIEQLSFVHDWGGRLVFPIPELSVVEVGVVKEVTA, encoded by the coding sequence ATGACAGGATGCCGACTCTGCGGCTCGGAGGCGCTGGCCAGCGTCGTCGATCTGGGGGCGACACCGCCGTGCGAGAGCTTTCTCGCCGCGGACCAGCTGGACCTGCCGGAGCCCGCGTACCCGCTGCACCTGCGGGTCTGCACCGCATGCTGGCTCGCGCAGATCCCGCCGCTGATCACGCCGGAGGAGACGTTCAAGGAGTACGCGTACTTCTCCTCGTTCTCGACCTCCTGGGTGGAGCACGCGCGCACCTTCGTCGCCGACGCGGCGGAGCGGGTGGGGCTCGGCCCCGACGCCTTCGTGGTCGAGGTCGCGAGCAACGACGGGTATCTGCTCAAGCACGTGGTGGAGCGCGGGATCCGCTGCCTCGGCATCGAGCCGTCGGTGAACGTCGGTGCCGCGGCGCGCGACGCGGGTGTGCCCACGCTCACGGAGTTCCTGGACCCGGCCACCGGCGCCGGCGTCCGCGCCGAGCACGGCCCGGCGGACCTGGTCGTGGCCAACAACGTGTACGCGCACATCCCCGACGTGGTCGGGTTCACCCAGGGCCTGCGCGCCCTGGTCGCCGACGACGGCTGGGTCTCCATCGAGGTGCAGCACCTGCTGACCCTGATCGAGGAGAACCAGTACGACACGATCTACCACGAGCACTTCCAGTACTACACGGTCGCGTCCGCGATCCGGGCCCTCGCGAGCGGCGGACTCGCGCTCGTGGACGTCGAGTTGCTGCCCACGCACGGCGGCTCCATCCGACTGTGGGCCCGGCCGGCCGAGGCGGCAGGTGAGCCGTCCCGGCGGGTGGCGGACGTGCTGGCCCGGGAGGAGGCCGCAGGGCTTCAGGAGCTGTCCGGGTACACCGAGTTCTCCGCCCGGGTCGCCAAGGTGCGCCGGGACCTCCTGAAGTTCCTCGTCACAGCGGCCGAGCGCGGCGAGAAGGTCGTCGGCTACGGCGCCCCCGGCAAGGGCAACACCCTGCTCAACCACTGCGGCGTCCGGCCCGACCTGCTCGCGTACACGGTCGACCGCAACCCCTACAAGCACGGCAGGTACACCCCGGGCACCCGTATCCCGATCCTGGCGCCCGAGCGGATCGCCGCCGACAAGCCCGACTACGTCCTCGTCCTGCCGTGGAACCTGCGGGACGAGCTCATCGAGCAACTGTCCTTCGTCCACGACTGGGGCGGCCGCCTCGTCTTCCCCATCCCGGAACTGAGCGTTGTCGAGGTCGGCGTCGTGAAAGAGGTCACAGCATGA
- a CDS encoding glucose-1-phosphate cytidylyltransferase: MKVVLFCGGYGMRMRSGAADDVPKPMAMVGPRPLIWHVMRYYAHFGHKEFILCLGYGAHHIKNFFLNYEETTSNDFVLRGGRTELLSTDIADWTITFAQTGIESPIGERLRRVRHHLDGDEMFLANYADVLTDAPLPEMIDRFARRDAGASMMVVPPQSSFHCVELGEDGLVGGITAVSELPLWENGGYFVLRQEVFDHIPENGDLVADGCAQLAKQGRLVAHQHRGFWKPTDTVKERAALDDAYARGDRPWAVWERDTAGARA, from the coding sequence ATGAAGGTCGTCCTGTTCTGCGGCGGTTACGGGATGCGGATGCGCAGCGGCGCCGCCGACGACGTGCCCAAGCCGATGGCGATGGTCGGTCCGAGACCGCTGATCTGGCACGTCATGCGCTACTACGCGCACTTCGGGCACAAGGAGTTCATCCTGTGCCTGGGGTACGGCGCCCACCACATCAAGAACTTCTTCCTCAACTACGAGGAGACGACGTCCAACGACTTCGTGCTGCGGGGCGGGCGCACCGAACTGCTCTCCACCGACATAGCCGACTGGACGATCACGTTCGCGCAGACCGGCATCGAGTCGCCGATCGGCGAGCGCCTGCGCCGGGTGCGGCACCACCTGGACGGCGACGAGATGTTCCTCGCCAACTACGCCGACGTGCTCACCGACGCCCCGCTGCCGGAGATGATCGACCGGTTCGCCCGGCGGGACGCCGGTGCGTCGATGATGGTGGTGCCGCCGCAGTCCTCCTTCCACTGCGTGGAGTTGGGTGAGGACGGCCTGGTCGGAGGCATCACCGCGGTGAGCGAGCTGCCGCTGTGGGAGAACGGCGGCTACTTCGTGCTCCGCCAGGAGGTCTTCGACCACATACCGGAGAACGGGGACCTGGTCGCCGACGGATGTGCCCAACTGGCCAAGCAGGGACGGCTCGTGGCACACCAGCACCGCGGCTTCTGGAAGCCGACCGACACCGTCAAGGAGCGGGCCGCGCTCGACGACGCGTACGCCCGCGGTGACCGGCCGTGGGCCGTGTGGGAGCGGGACACCGCGGGAGCCAGGGCGTGA
- a CDS encoding PIG-L deacetylase family protein: MIRLGAGPLDRVVAVGAHCDDIAIGAGGTLLTMCRARPGVRVDALVLSGGGSEREQEEQAALAAFCPGADLRLTVLKLPDGRLPAHWEEAKAAVEELRERSDPDLILAPRTDDAHQDHRGLAQLMTTAFRDHLVLAYEIVKWDGDLGRPAAYQPLTPEVAEEKVRLLQEHYPSQRHRPWYDREAFLGLARIRGIECHARYAEAFATTKLTLNLGN, translated from the coding sequence GTGATCCGGCTCGGGGCGGGACCTCTGGACCGCGTCGTCGCGGTGGGCGCGCACTGCGACGACATCGCCATCGGCGCCGGCGGCACGCTCCTGACGATGTGCCGGGCGCGGCCGGGCGTCCGCGTCGACGCGCTCGTGCTCTCCGGCGGTGGCAGCGAGCGGGAGCAGGAGGAGCAGGCCGCGCTCGCCGCCTTCTGCCCGGGCGCCGACCTGCGCCTGACCGTGCTCAAGCTGCCGGACGGCCGCCTTCCCGCGCACTGGGAGGAGGCCAAGGCCGCGGTCGAGGAGCTGCGCGAGCGGAGCGATCCGGATCTGATCCTGGCGCCGCGCACCGATGACGCGCACCAGGACCACCGCGGCCTGGCGCAGCTGATGACCACCGCGTTCCGCGACCATCTCGTCCTCGCCTACGAGATCGTCAAGTGGGACGGCGACCTCGGCCGCCCCGCGGCATACCAGCCGCTGACGCCGGAGGTCGCCGAGGAGAAGGTGCGGCTGCTGCAGGAGCACTACCCCTCGCAGCGGCACCGGCCCTGGTACGACCGGGAGGCCTTCCTCGGCCTCGCCCGGATCCGCGGCATCGAATGCCACGCGCGCTACGCCGAGGCGTTCGCCACCACCAAACTCACTCTGAACCTGGGGAACTGA
- a CDS encoding NAD-dependent epimerase/dehydratase family protein → MRVLLTGHQGYLGTVMAPVLSDAGHDVVGLDSGLFADCVLGPAPADPPGPRVDLRDVTAEHLAGVDAVIHLAALSNDPLGSLAPELTYDINHHASVRLARLARDAGVGRFLYASTCSVYGAAGGGDLVTEDAPLRPVTPYAESKVRVEDDLHALADGDFSPVYMRNATAFGYSPRLRADIVLNNLVGHALLSGEVLVLSDGTPWRPLVHAVDIARAFTAALTAPRDAVHDRAFNIGSEVNNVTVAEIAEQVAEAVSGAKVNITGENGADPRSYRVDFSRFRAAIPGFDCEWTVKQGAVELADAYREHGLTREDFDRRFTRLAVLRAASDAGAVDDTLRWRR, encoded by the coding sequence ATGCGCGTACTGCTGACCGGGCACCAGGGCTATCTGGGCACCGTGATGGCCCCGGTCCTGAGCGACGCCGGGCACGACGTCGTCGGCCTCGACTCCGGTCTGTTCGCCGACTGCGTCCTCGGCCCTGCGCCCGCGGACCCGCCCGGGCCCCGGGTGGACCTGCGCGACGTCACGGCCGAGCACCTGGCCGGGGTGGACGCCGTGATCCACCTGGCCGCGCTCTCCAACGACCCGCTCGGATCGCTCGCCCCGGAGCTGACCTACGACATCAACCACCACGCGTCGGTACGCCTGGCCCGCCTCGCCCGCGACGCCGGGGTGGGGCGCTTCCTGTACGCGTCCACCTGCTCGGTCTACGGCGCGGCGGGCGGCGGCGACCTGGTCACCGAGGACGCCCCGCTGCGCCCGGTGACGCCGTACGCGGAGTCCAAGGTGCGGGTGGAGGACGATCTGCACGCGCTGGCCGACGGCGACTTCAGCCCGGTGTACATGCGCAACGCCACCGCCTTCGGCTACTCGCCCCGGCTGCGCGCCGACATCGTCCTGAACAACCTGGTGGGCCACGCACTCCTGTCCGGCGAGGTCCTCGTGCTCTCCGACGGCACACCCTGGCGCCCGCTGGTGCACGCCGTCGACATCGCGCGGGCGTTCACGGCCGCCCTCACCGCGCCGCGCGACGCCGTGCACGACCGGGCGTTCAACATCGGCAGCGAGGTCAACAACGTCACGGTCGCCGAGATCGCCGAGCAGGTCGCCGAGGCGGTGTCCGGCGCGAAGGTGAACATCACCGGGGAGAACGGCGCCGACCCGCGCTCGTACCGCGTGGACTTCTCCCGGTTCCGCGCCGCGATCCCGGGCTTCGACTGCGAGTGGACGGTGAAGCAGGGCGCCGTCGAACTCGCCGACGCCTACCGCGAGCACGGCCTCACCCGGGAGGACTTCGACCGTCGCTTCACCCGCCTCGCCGTGCTGCGCGCGGCGTCCGACGCCGGTGCGGTCGACGACACCCTGCGGTGGCGCCGATGA
- a CDS encoding DUF4910 domain-containing protein has translation MTTRAGDGAGAEMHALVERLYPLCRSITGDGVRATLDIVGEYVPLQVHEVPTGTQVLDWTVPQEWNIRDAYVADASGNRVVDFAASSLHVLGYSVPVSATMPLAELREHLYTLPEQPSWVPYRTSYYKPQWGFCLSQETLDALPDGDYEVRIDSTLADGHLTYAEHVVPGQVADEVIVSCHVCHPSLANDNLAGIAVATFLARELARETPYYTYRFIYAPGTIGAITWLARNAERIEHVKHGLVLACAGDRGQLTYKRSRRGDAEIDRVLRHVLAASERPHRVNEFTPYGYDERQYCSPGFDLGVGSLSRTPYAGYPEYHTSADNPDFVSPEAMADTLAVCREAFAVLDRNRRYVNLSPYGEPQLGRRGLYDSLGGRSDARQAQMAMLWVLSMSDGEHGLLDVAERSGLPFDAVAAAADALGAAGLIKA, from the coding sequence ATGACCACGCGTGCGGGTGACGGCGCGGGGGCGGAGATGCACGCGCTGGTGGAGCGGCTGTACCCGCTGTGCCGGAGCATCACGGGGGACGGTGTGCGCGCCACCCTGGACATCGTCGGCGAGTACGTTCCCCTGCAGGTGCACGAGGTGCCGACCGGGACGCAGGTGCTGGACTGGACGGTGCCGCAGGAGTGGAACATCCGGGACGCGTACGTCGCCGACGCCTCCGGAAACCGGGTCGTCGACTTCGCCGCGTCCAGCCTGCACGTGCTCGGCTACAGCGTGCCGGTGTCGGCGACCATGCCGCTCGCCGAGCTGCGCGAGCATCTGTACACCCTTCCGGAACAGCCGAGTTGGGTGCCCTACCGCACCAGCTACTACAAGCCGCAGTGGGGGTTCTGCCTGTCCCAGGAGACCCTGGACGCGCTGCCGGACGGCGACTACGAGGTGCGGATCGACTCCACCCTCGCGGACGGTCACCTCACCTACGCCGAGCACGTGGTCCCCGGGCAGGTCGCCGACGAGGTGATCGTCTCCTGCCACGTCTGCCATCCGTCGCTGGCCAACGACAACCTGGCCGGCATCGCGGTGGCGACGTTCCTGGCCCGGGAGCTGGCGCGGGAGACGCCGTACTACACCTACCGGTTCATCTACGCGCCCGGCACCATCGGGGCGATCACCTGGCTGGCCCGCAACGCGGAGCGGATCGAGCACGTCAAGCACGGGCTCGTGCTGGCCTGCGCGGGTGACCGGGGCCAACTGACGTACAAGCGGAGCAGGCGCGGCGACGCGGAGATCGACCGAGTCCTTCGGCACGTCCTCGCCGCCTCCGAACGCCCGCACCGCGTGAACGAGTTCACTCCGTACGGCTACGACGAGCGGCAGTACTGCTCCCCCGGGTTCGACCTCGGGGTGGGCTCGCTCAGCCGGACCCCGTACGCCGGCTACCCCGAGTACCACACCTCGGCGGACAACCCGGACTTCGTCTCCCCCGAGGCGATGGCGGACACCCTCGCGGTCTGCCGCGAGGCGTTCGCCGTCCTCGACCGCAACCGGCGGTACGTCAACCTCAGCCCCTACGGCGAGCCGCAGCTCGGGCGGCGCGGCCTGTACGACTCGCTCGGCGGCCGCAGCGACGCGCGACAGGCGCAGATGGCGATGCTCTGGGTGCTCAGCATGTCCGACGGCGAGCACGGGCTCCTGGACGTGGCCGAGCGCTCCGGGCTGCCGTTCGACGCGGTCGCCGCCGCGGCCGACGCCCTGGGCGCCGCCGGACTGATCAAAGCGTGA
- a CDS encoding glycosyltransferase family 2 protein — MTAQPRLSIGLPVYNGEEYLAEALDALLGQTYEDFELVISDNASTDGTQDICRRYAEKDPRIRYIRLPRNIGAAPNHNYVFTECHGELFKWASHDDLYARDLLRRCVEALDERPDVILAHADQAVIDEDGRVKVPYEYTLATASPRAPERFRSMLFEPGGDDFYGVMRADVLRRVKPHDSYHHADRTFVAEIGLHGPFHQVPELLYFRRDHPTRAERANPSKRSRCVNLDPRRAGLLHPTPRLLAEYVWGFVSAIRRTPLTAADRRACYRHLAAWATSRARPGAGERVEDRAPVDPARLTVSVDDLVAGREGRRA, encoded by the coding sequence ATGACCGCCCAACCCCGGCTCAGCATCGGCCTGCCCGTGTACAACGGCGAGGAGTACCTCGCCGAGGCGCTCGACGCCCTGCTCGGCCAGACCTACGAGGACTTCGAGCTGGTCATCTCCGACAACGCCTCGACCGACGGGACCCAGGACATCTGCCGCCGGTACGCCGAGAAGGACCCGCGCATCCGGTACATCCGGCTGCCCCGGAACATCGGCGCCGCGCCGAACCACAACTACGTGTTCACCGAGTGCCACGGCGAGCTGTTCAAGTGGGCCTCGCACGACGACCTGTACGCCCGTGACCTGCTGCGGCGCTGTGTGGAAGCGCTCGACGAACGGCCGGACGTGATCCTCGCCCACGCCGACCAGGCGGTCATCGACGAGGACGGCCGGGTGAAGGTCCCGTACGAGTACACCCTCGCCACCGCGTCCCCGCGCGCGCCCGAGCGCTTCCGCAGCATGCTGTTCGAGCCCGGCGGCGACGACTTCTACGGCGTGATGCGGGCCGACGTGCTGCGCAGGGTGAAGCCGCACGACAGCTACCACCACGCGGACCGCACCTTCGTCGCCGAGATCGGCCTGCACGGGCCCTTCCACCAGGTGCCGGAGCTGCTCTACTTCCGCCGCGACCACCCCACCCGCGCCGAGCGGGCCAACCCCTCCAAGCGCTCGCGGTGCGTGAACCTGGACCCGCGCCGGGCCGGTCTGCTGCACCCGACGCCCCGGCTGCTCGCCGAGTACGTCTGGGGCTTCGTCTCGGCGATCCGGCGGACGCCGTTGACCGCTGCCGACCGGCGGGCGTGCTACCGCCATCTGGCCGCGTGGGCGACCAGCCGCGCCCGGCCGGGCGCGGGCGAGCGGGTCGAGGACCGCGCCCCGGTCGACCCGGCCCGGCTCACCGTCTCCGTCGACGACCTGGTGGCCGGGCGCGAGGGGCGGCGGGCATGA